Proteins encoded within one genomic window of Mesobacillus subterraneus:
- a CDS encoding bifunctional GNAT family N-acetyltransferase/carbon-nitrogen hydrolase family protein, giving the protein MSELDLSKFEKRMIIRNTKQEDIDEIIKMQNSCFPGMEPWKRDQLESHLEIFQEGQFVAEYDGKVVGSCSSLIINFDEYDDRHSWDDVTDEGYITNHNPDGYNLYGIEVMTHPEFRRMKVGYRLYEARKDLARQMNLKSIIIGGRIPNYHLHAEEMSPREYVRQVASHKIYDPVLSFQLRNDFTLMRINPNYLPDDLQSNKYATLMEWNNVDYQPKSKRFYKTSNPVRICVVQYMMRKIKSFEDLAHQVEYFTDVAADAGSDFAVFPEIFTTQLMSFMDEKSPSLAVRRVTEYTEQYIELFTDLAVRYNVNIIGGSHLVKEENDEIYNISYLFRRDGTIDKQYKLHITPNERRWWGISRGDELKVFDTDCGKIAIQICYDIEFPELARIATDMGAKIIFTPFCTEDRQGYLRVRYCAQARAVENQVYTVISGTVGNLPQTENMDIQYAQSGIFAPSDFEFARDGIVGETNPNIEMVMIGDVDLEILRRQRQDGTVRQLKDRRHDIYRIEHKK; this is encoded by the coding sequence ATGAGTGAATTGGATTTGTCCAAATTTGAGAAAAGAATGATCATTCGCAATACAAAGCAGGAGGATATTGATGAGATCATCAAGATGCAGAACAGCTGCTTTCCCGGCATGGAGCCTTGGAAGCGTGACCAGCTTGAAAGCCACCTTGAAATCTTCCAGGAAGGCCAATTTGTCGCGGAGTATGATGGGAAAGTAGTTGGGTCCTGCTCAAGTTTGATTATTAACTTTGATGAGTATGATGATCGCCACAGCTGGGATGATGTCACAGATGAAGGATACATCACGAATCATAATCCAGATGGTTATAATTTATATGGAATCGAAGTCATGACCCATCCTGAATTCAGGAGGATGAAGGTTGGCTACCGTTTGTATGAAGCCAGGAAAGACCTAGCAAGACAGATGAACCTGAAAAGTATCATCATTGGCGGGAGAATCCCGAATTACCATCTGCATGCAGAGGAAATGTCACCTCGTGAGTATGTGCGACAAGTCGCATCACACAAAATCTATGATCCAGTGCTGTCATTCCAGCTGAGGAATGACTTTACACTGATGAGGATCAACCCTAATTATTTGCCGGACGACCTCCAGTCCAATAAATACGCGACTCTGATGGAATGGAACAATGTTGACTATCAGCCCAAATCGAAGAGATTCTATAAAACCAGCAACCCAGTCCGGATTTGCGTTGTCCAGTATATGATGAGGAAAATCAAATCATTTGAAGATCTGGCACACCAGGTTGAATACTTTACGGATGTCGCTGCAGATGCTGGCTCAGATTTTGCGGTATTCCCGGAAATCTTCACGACACAGCTCATGTCGTTCATGGATGAGAAATCACCTTCGCTAGCTGTCCGCAGAGTGACAGAATATACAGAGCAATACATCGAGCTTTTCACCGATCTGGCCGTCCGTTATAACGTGAATATCATTGGCGGTTCGCATTTGGTAAAAGAAGAAAATGACGAAATATACAATATCTCTTACCTGTTCCGCCGTGATGGGACGATTGATAAGCAGTATAAGCTTCATATCACGCCAAATGAGCGCAGATGGTGGGGCATCAGCCGCGGAGATGAGTTGAAGGTGTTCGATACAGACTGCGGCAAGATCGCAATCCAAATTTGTTATGATATCGAGTTCCCTGAGCTTGCAAGGATTGCGACTGATATGGGAGCGAAAATCATTTTTACACCGTTTTGTACCGAGGATCGCCAGGGTTACTTGCGGGTCCGTTACTGCGCCCAGGCAAGAGCGGTCGAGAACCAGGTCTACACGGTCATATCTGGTACTGTCGGCAACCTGCCGCAAACAGAAAACATGGATATCCAATATGCTCAGTCCGGAATCTTCGCGCCATCTGATTTCGAATTCGCGAGGGACGGGATTGTCGGT
- a CDS encoding disulfide oxidoreductase — translation MSLKEKKKDSRESYLFAAWATSIIAMFGSLYFSEIRQYEPCLLCWYQRILMYPFALILGIAVVKKDYRISFYTMIMAAVGGLISLYHYSLQKVPFMADNADTCGRVPCTGQYINWLGFISIPFLALTAFIIIFTLSLIIWKKSKEEA, via the coding sequence ATTAGCTTGAAAGAGAAGAAAAAAGATTCGAGGGAGTCGTATTTATTTGCGGCTTGGGCAACATCGATCATCGCCATGTTCGGCAGTTTGTATTTCTCGGAAATCCGGCAGTATGAGCCTTGTCTGCTCTGCTGGTATCAGCGAATCCTGATGTATCCTTTTGCGTTGATACTGGGGATTGCCGTTGTCAAAAAGGATTATAGAATTTCCTTTTATACGATGATTATGGCAGCTGTCGGCGGATTGATATCTCTGTATCATTATTCCTTGCAAAAGGTACCATTCATGGCTGACAATGCTGATACTTGCGGGAGAGTGCCTTGTACAGGCCAATATATCAATTGGCTTGGTTTTATCTCCATCCCATTCCTGGCTTTAACTGCATTTATCATTATTTTTACATTGAGTCTGATCATCTGGAAGAAATCTAAGGAGGAAGCGTAA